The DNA window cagcagctgcagcagcagtaCCTGCAGGACACCAGGAGACACCAGCAGAAGGAGGTGAGAggctccgcacacacacacacaggcacacacaaacacgcacaggcacacacacaggcacacacacacacatattttggcAAATATATCCGTGAATATACTGCAGAGTGATGAGGCTGAAACTGAAATAAATGCAAAGCTGAGGTCAATGACCTCTCATTGACCTCAGATTGACCACCAGACGTCAGAAACGAATTTCCTCCATGTCTGAAATAAAACCTTGGGGTACGTTGTGGTGGAATTtctatgattaaatgtctgaggtcagaagaatttgtctttatctatttattcttgaaatcaaggagggGGCAGTTCTAAAACAGGATCATAAATAATGTTTGGAGTAGAAAGGCTCTCTATaggtgtcatgatctgagcACTGTTTTAACCACTtcttccagacagttacatcatgagttcaatagttcatgtctatcaaaagaggaactctACAATAACCAAGAAAGTAAAAAAGGAAGTGGATTGCACAACTTAATACAGATGATCAATATAAAAAACATAACTTGAGACAAAAAAgaagaacttgtcagcaaaaaatCCTTGGAATAAAACAATCAGGGTTGAACAGTCAAATTTGctagacgtttgtcagcaaacagAAACTTAAGCAATACCGTCTTAGGCCAAAAAGTTATGCTagctttacagaagttaaaacctcagcaataatagttttaggccaaagaatattatagacatcttaaagaatagtcATTTTCTATTACAATGTAGATGATGAGCTGAAACATTCATGCTTTAGTTATGAAAATGAAGTGATGGTTTGTCtatccccctttcccctccctctccctctgtccccccctccccccacccctttcttctccctccccgctctcgctctccctcccccctctcgctctccctcccccctctccccctctcccccccccccccccaccaggagTTGCTGGAGCGTCAGACGGAGCAGCTGCACCAGAGCGTGCAGAGAGCACAGGAGGAGGCAGCCAAGGACAAGCACCGGCACAGGATCAAAGAGCTGGCCCGCAAAGGCCACGACGTGTCCAACCTGCTCCGCTCGCTGGAGGGGCCCCCCACCGCCTCACAGAGTACGAAACAAATGCACCCCACCCAGGTTCCTCGCAGCAGTACACACCAAAACAGACTTTGATGGGTTTGCTTCATTTGTGCTCCCAGCCCTGCCCACGAGGGagtcccccagccccaggcagcAGGAGCCGTCCGGCCGGAGAGAGGAGGCCGTCAGCACGGCTTCTCCCAGGAGGGACGCGGCCGTGCAGACCGGTAAGAGGAAGTCCAGCACGTTTCTGAAAAACACTTTCACGAAAACatcccttcctgtgtgtgttgacatgaaTGCGTGTGCTTCCAACAGTGGCCTCCGTCTGGCCCGCCCCGGCGCCACCACAGCAGGAACACGGCGTCTACACCCCCGACATCCCCGTGGAgtaccgcccccctccctcggcccctccccctcccaacgCCAAAAGATCCAGACGAGACCCCAGACAGGTTCAGCCGCGCCAGGGGCCCGGTAAGGAGAACGTCCAcagaggaggcggaggggaaggaggggaggacccCTACGAGGCCTTCGCCCGGGCAGACGTGGGGGCGCAGGGTGCCCCGGGGGGCGGGCGGAGGCCGGAGTGGAACAGCCAGCGGCCCGTGCGGCGCTTCGTCCCTGCGTCGGAGCGCTACCCAGCAGGCCTGCAGCAgagcaggcaggagaagaggctCCGCAGGCAGATGGAGCTCATGACCCTGGTGGAGAGGAACACAGCCTCCAGAACCCCCCAGCCAGACCAGAACCAGCAGGCCCCCCTCCTGCACCCTCCCGTGCCCAGACAGGCCAGCCCCACCCAGGGCAAAACCAGAGCAGGCTCACCCAGGAAGGTAGGTGGAGACCATGTCGCTGTTGGAGGGGAAATATCGACGAATCCACAGACTGATTCACTTTCTCGTGACCTTTTGACCGATTATTTTGGAGATGATTTATGTTCAAGATGTTTTTCTCATATTTAGTTTTGTTTGATGATTGTGTTGGTTGATTCGATCTGATAGTTTGTCTGGTTTGTGTTGTCAAGGTGGAAGGATCTGTCAGAAGCATGTCCAACCTCCCAGCCAACCACAATGAGAGGTAAGCCCAAACGAGactcaacaacaaaaaccaaTGTCATAAAGTTGTCAGAAGCTTGAGACCCAGCAAAAAGTGCCAACTTGTGTCTCCAGGGGGCGctctcctccagtcccagccatGAAGCACCGTCTCCagacccacagcccccccctggAGACTCACAGCCCCCCCTTGGAGACCAACAGCCCCCCGCCTCCATCAGAGTTCGTCCCCTACGTGAGGACAGATGAGGTCTACCACCTggaccccctggcccccctctcCAGACCCCCCACAGTCCGTCTCCCCCAGGCGAAGGCTCACCCAGGTCAGAGCCCACAGGATCCTGAAACCTGGAAACTCACCACTTATTCTGCCTCGCTGGTCTTCAGAGCctgataaagtgtgtgtgtgtgtcagatggtcCTCGGAGGACAGCAGGGCCCCCCGGGGTGCCTAGGGACCCCCTTCTGAACCCTGAGCTGCTGAAGAACCGAGAGAGGCAGCAGGCCATCCTGAGGGGCCTCTCAGAGCTGCGCCAGGTAGGGGCTGCCATCCAATCACCTTCCTTTCAAGCACACCGGCAGCCAATCAGGATTCGGCACGATTATTTGTAACACTGCTCTGTGACCAGTTATATATAATTGCTTCCGGTGTGTAGGGAGACGTGTCTTTGGGATGGTAGAAAGGTAAACAGGCTGAGCATGTCataaacacccacacaaaccGGGAAGCCCCGGAAAAACGGTGTTCAAGGCCGGAGCCCTCCACAAGTTAGCAGTTATTCCAAGGTCACTGATGTCAGAATGATATTTCCCACGCCCAGATACCACTAGGTTTGGACCAATGAGGGGTTGATTTAGAAAAAAGGGGAGGGTTAGGGCTTAGCTGGAAGGGAGGAGACTGAAAGCCGATAGACAAGACCACCTCTGCTCTGAAGTCTATGAGGGGCAGCGTTTGAGAGATCTGaggactgctgtgtgtgttcccagggcTTGCTGCAGAAGCAGAGGGCGCTGGAGACCGGACTCAACCCTCTGTTCAGGGTCAACGAGCATCGTAAACAGCCGCCTCCCCTTGAACACATGTGACCCCTTCCTCCGCCCACCCCCCTTTCCCGCCAGTCCCCTAAGACAGTGTTAACTCGGGAACCCAGCCGTCTCCAAACCTGCTCCTGGACACATACTCTACTGTGGGTTTTCACCTCAACTCCAGATGTTCCAGGAACCCAACTCAACACGTCAGCCAGCTTATCAGAATCAAGTGTGATGGACTTGTGTTGGAAGGAATATttgtctccaggagcagggccgGACACCACTGCTAGAacccacctcctccatctcctgttcCCAAGTTAACAGCGTGACTAGCTATCCTCAGAGGCACATACCTGGAACAAACAGCACTTTACTTGGTGACGAATGTGACCCGATAGCGTGGTTTGGCCCAAAGCTGGGCTGTGGAAGCCCTCCGAGACGCAAGGGTCGGCAGCCCCCTCGAAGGcacttccccttctccctcctgtaGTGAGTAGACGCTGTGGAGTGTAACGTGCTGTATTGGGAGTGTCTGAATGTAGTGCTGTGATAACCTCATtattattgaatgtgatcatgtGAAGTCTATAGCGGGTTCCTTTTGGTTTCCGTTGAATGTGTGTTTTCAAATGATTCTAATATGCCTCATGTCCACTAGACCATGAAGTATCAACTCTTAATATTGAGCTAAATTCATTTCATTGTATTGTGGTGTCTGAATTTAAATAAAAGTAGTTTTCTATATACATGTTCTCATTTTACGGATGTTTAAGGTACTAAAGAAGGAACCAGAGTAAATTTGACTGAGTAAATCAGTCAGTGAACATGATATTATGATGCATTGATGATGTGTAAAAGCCTCCCTGTTGTTCTCCTGTGTGGAGCTATGTGTCAGGTCCTGGAAACCACAGCTGAAGACTTTCACGCAAGTTTTAATTTCAACAATGAAAAAATCAAGTATATAAAAATTAAATAATTTAGAACCAGCGGTTTACAACACCACGTGGCTGTAGTTTTACAAAAACAAGGAACCAGATGTACAAACAAAAGCAACTTTGAGGTAAGAAACACAAGATCCAACATCTGAAATAACAAGTGTCAAGTGTGTTGCTCCAATGACAGGCAATCGCTTCCCTTCATCCCCTAGAAATGCCCTTTGTCAGCTAGGATCCAGGTAACAGCCCTtcggagggctgtggaggaactGAGGACGGACAGTGTTCCTCCAGCATCCTCACAGGCCGTTGAAGCCCCCTCTGTGAGGCCGAAATTGGTTGGGTTGGGCATTGAAGTTCCTCATGAGGCCCTGGGAGTACGGCTGACTGAGTCCCCTTGGCTGGAAGCTCCAGACAGACCCAGCCTGCCCcagcccaggccagccgagGGGCAGACTGGTGGGCAGTAGACCCCTGATCATGGGGCAAGGGCCTGGGAACGGGTGAGGCTGGCTGCTGAAGATGTTGTTGACCAGTCGAGGGGTCAACAGGCCACTCTGCTGCATGGTCAGTCTGCTCAGGGCTAGTGACGGCCCCTCCATACCAgggtacagagctctgggggtgggagagggcagTATGCCGCCCAGGCTGTGGAACCTCGGCCTGGGGGggtccttccctttctcccctgGCCTGGTCCCCACCTGGAGCCCAGCGCCGGGCGCTGCAGGGGCGGGGTTACCAGTGCTGATGCTCTGCTCGGGGCTTTGAGGCGTGTCTGGCATGTCCATGTCTTTGTTGCTAGGCGCGTCCTCCTCACAGAGACCCTTCGGGACGTCGATGGCGGGGGAGGCCCCGAGGGCAGCCGGGGAGGCCCCGAAGGCCCTGGGGGTGTGCAGGCCGAGGAAGACCGAGCTGTCCTGGGAGCCGCACAGGGACATGTCGCTGTCGCTGATCGTCTCGGCCCCCGCTCGCCCTCGCAGCCTGCCGTGGACGGAGGCCAGGGTGGAGGACACAGCCTGGTGGGCCGGGTCCAGCTTGTCCAAGGAGCCAGGTTCCTCCCCTGACAGAAAGCTCTGGTGGGGGTTGATGTGGAAGCTCCCTGAGGACTCATCCTCCGCTGGCTGGGCACCCTGGCCGGCCAGGGCTCGGGCCATCCTCTCCGCCTTGAACTGGGAGATGGCCTGCCGCAGGGCCTCGAAGTCCGGCTCCGTGGGGGCCCCGTCcgaggaggtggagggcagggaggaggaggccggggTCTCTGTGTCTGGGACCAGCTGGTCTCTCAGGGCCCGGTGGTAgtctggggcctggggggccagggggaggtggTGATCTGGGTAGGGTAATGTCAGTTCTGTCACGGGGGAGTGTTCCACTGAGCGCAGGGGGGCCATGTCCTGACACACAGATGGACACTTTATCTCTGGGtctgggagagacaggaaagacaggaaggggagagagggaggggaaagagggagggaggaatgaggAATACTGGATTTGAATCTACGTGAAAGATTTACGGCCTGCATGGAGATATCAGTTGGCCTCAAAGGCAATGTCTGCAACCAATCAGGACTGACCTTGGACCGATACATTGATGTCTGCGATAGGCTGCTTGTTTCCAACGTCATGGAAGCCGACTAGATCGTAAAAGTTGTGCATGATGTCGTCGATGTTTGCGATGACGATGCCGCTGCTAGAGTAATTGGGGAACATCTCAAACCGTCGCTCTGGGAGACGAGAGGGTAGGAGCATAGTTTAAAGCtggaaatacaatgtgtgtataatgcaagtgagtgtgtgagatgtgtgtgtctgttggtgtaagtgtgtataatgcatgcgtgtgtgtgtgagatgtgtgtgtgtgtgtgtgtgagatgtgtgtgtaatgcatgtgcgtgtgtgtgtaccagtgagGAAGATGAGGTGGCGGTGCTGGACGTGCTGGGCCTGCAGCCTGATGAGACAGGCCAGGTCTGGGGTCTGGCGGGAGGACAGGTCACACTCGTGGTACGGTAGGAACTCCACCACCTGCTTCTGCTGGTAGGCGTTTAGGATGTTCAGGATGTTCCTGGCGTCCTTCTTAAACCTGAACGGACCGCACAACGAGACAGGCAGCGAGTCCTTAAAGACATGAATGTCTTTAATGTTGTAAATGTCAACACTAAGTTAGTGGGGCTGGAGTGTGAagcatgtattgtgtgtgtgtgtgtgtgtgtagtatggaatgtgtgtgtttagtgtgtactgtgagtgtgtgtgtgtgtgtggggcagccAGCTCTGACCTGGCCTGCTCCTTCAGCTTCTTCTGGGTCTTGCAGTggaccttccacctccacatgcTCTCTGCACAGCTCTGCTGCTCCAGGAACATCAGCAGGGCGCGCAAACGCTCtgcacaaacaacaacaacaacatcaacaacaacaccatCGTCGTCAACAAGAACAACTTTAAAAACGGCAAACAGCATAAACATCATTGTCATCAACGTAATTTTTTTTGTCATAGTAGACATTCTACGTccactaatgtgtgtgtgtgtgggtgtgtgacccACCATGTGTGATAAAGTCTGGGTTGAGGACGAACTCGTCAGAGACGATGAACCCTCCGGAGACAAACAGCTCGTTGGAGGTGTGGTTCCTGATGTCATCCAGACTGTCCACCCCGGAGAACACCACAGAGGAGAGACGCTTCAGAGACACCAGGGCTGGGatctgaccccacacacacacacacacacacacacacaggaggcaaCTATTCAAAACACACTTCCAACAACACTGGAGTTCCAAGTCCAGTTAAGACCAACAAAACAATATAAAACTGGGCAAACACTTTTATAAACAGCTAATTATTCACAATGTAGCCAGTCTACCATGACTGCCGTCCATTTGCACATTGAAACCAGTAACATAGTGATGTCCTAGACCagaggtgtcaaactcattttcaccgagggccacatcacaGGGCTTGGAGTGAGATTTGCTGGGGCCAACCAAAATGTTGCTGCGTACAAGCATgcgttaatgcgagcgcgcactaCGTGCGTGTGAATTTTTTTGGCCTTCATTTCAGCGCAAAATTACTTTTTGAGCTTTttaataaacattgccgttttccaattggtaaaaccttgtctggtgaaggtgatgtctttatcatttctggctccaaattgtcgtaAGGGGAAACAGAAACATACATCTAGCTTGTGTGAAGAAATGATAACACACTGCTCATCAATGCTGTTATACCAATCACTACctcgtatatgtatgtatacccATATGTCACGTAATACTTAATACTAAAACATGTATCCAATTATAATCAATTGAATTAATAAAGAAATAATGAGATCATGCAACAGGATGCCTTCTGTGGAAGTGAGGCCGGGCTGAGACGAATCTGTGTGTCAATGTAACTCTGGTGTGTGCAGACATTCCAGGGTCAGACAGGAGGAAAGCTTGAGACGCTCAGAGACTGGTGCGAGCACAATAGGGCCtctcagctcatgggagtaaaagtgtcaacttgggagataaggtgatgctgggactgtAACTCTTCTCTGTTTAAGGACGGCTTAGACCAGCTGGTCTGACCACCTTTGGATATATTCTGTTCTGAGGCCCCCTTCCCCTTGGAGACCCTACCCCACCTTCCCCTTGGAGACCCTACCCCATCTTCCCCTTGGAGACCctaccccaccttcccccatgcatcatcgaccctgccccaccttcccccatgcatcatcgaccctgccccacctttccccatacatcatcgaccctgccccaccttcccccatgcatcatcgaccctgccccaccttcccccatacatcatcgaccctgccccaccttcccccatacatcatcgaccctgccccaccttcccccatacatcatcgaccctgccccaccttcccccatacatcatcgaccctgccccaccttcccccatacatcatcgaccctgccccaccttcccccatacatcatcgaccctgccccaccttcccccatacatcatcgaccctgccccaccttcccccatacatcatcgaccctgccccaccttcccccatacatcatcgaccctgccccaccttcccccatacatcatcgaccctgccccaccttcccccatacatcatcgaccctgccccaccttcccccatacatcatcgaccctgccccaccttcccccatacatcatcgaccctggcctggtctgcctcaccccttctcctggagacacgaccccccccccctctccgaaCATCACCAGAtccttggactgcccaccttgtgccaccccaacaccctggacatttaattggactaTTACATATCCGCCCTATGGTCTTCTGACCAATCACCCATCAAAGGCACTCCCTCTCTGGGGGTCCCGAGGACAAGGAGACAGAACTAGGTGtgggcagaactctctctgatctctgtcacgaccactttctcaaccaAGGGCCTTCGTTTGTTCTATTCTGAGACTCTGgttctgtgagactgctgttgcatcatctgaTTCATTGTATTAGACTACGAACATCctgttgtgttgttttcattgtgtatcttgtgattgcatcattatttACATTAAACTACAAGTAAACTGGTCCGATCTTTAACTTTGAATTTTTCTCCACTACCCAGTTACACATTCCTTAACAGTATCACGAATATTTTTTACACTGATCCAaattttgagactgcttatcgatccgagtgttaatcaggcgcggagtcagacattgtaaacattaggggattagcccaaacctaggacgtATTCTGGGTTCGATGTGATGCTAGATACGGACTTCCacagttaatgcgagcgcgcactaCGCGCAAGTGAATTTTTTTGGCCTTCATTTCAGCGCGAAAAAACTTTTTGAGCTTTATAacaaacattgccgttttccaattggtaaaagtTGTCtggtgaaggtgatgtcttcatcatttctggctccaaattgtcgtaAGGGGaaacagaaacatgctagcttggctgagtaggctactctaaccaagttcgagagcgataccaacttgggttgaatgcccgaggacttTGGATGAAAATGcgcatggggtacgtttgcagaaTCGGCTGCATGgaagtgctgtcattcaaaccatgctctcCTTCACCCACAGGTAAACTTCGAACTTCGCGTTAAACACTGATAtgtacactgctttctagaggcagGATGTCGTCATTTTGCCGTAACATAATTGAAATGCATTGAGAGAGATGTAGTTTATGGTCAacgcacgctgtaaagcagtgTAGACTTATTTCAAAACATAATTCCCATACAAAACATAAGTTCCCATATAAAATGATTCGACCcacgggccttgagtttgacccGTGTGTcctgtgatgatgtgtgtgtgtgtgatgatgtgtgcatgtgcacctTGTGGATGTGAGCAGCGATGTCTTTGTTCTGGATGATGACCAGCAGCTTGTCcatgctgctctctctgcccAGGAAGCTGACAGGGCTCAGCTCCAGGTTCCCCAGCCTCTGCAGGTACTCCTGGAGAggggacacaacacacacggaGCGTACAGCGAGGACattaggggtggaggggggaaaaatatattcacatttgaatcgcgattcagtctgctAGCGATTCAAATCGATTCACACATTTATGTGAATCAAATTTTTTTTAGGATGTTCTTTTGGtttataaataattttttttaaatctcggGAAAATCCCAAGAAGTAGGATTCCCgccgtcagaccgggggggggggacgacgacagaGTAAGGACGGACAGAGTAACACGGCAGAGATCGCTGTCGAAAATAGCGATATCCgcgatttttttgtttttctttacaacatagttaaggcggcaggcgtgcaAAGGGCTGCTGTGCTTAGGCTCCGTCCAAAAAATAAAACTTGTTTTTCGATAAGAGTGTGTAAGGACTGAAGGAGTCCATAGTCGTGCCTGGATACCTTGATGTCGTCGTAGACctggttctcctcctccacagtgtGGATGTAAAACTGGACTGAGTTCTTCTGCACGTCCTTGATGATCTCCACCAGGTTACTGAACACCTCTGGCTTCAGCTGGCTGATTAGGGTACTGATGGAGGCCAGCCCAGGACCGGGTTCAGCCCCAGGGGCTGGGTCAGAGTCCAACACCGGGAAGGTCCCCGTGCCCGGATGAGGGCTCCCCAGCCCTGGGATAGCAGGGCTGTTCTCTCCAGACCCCACAGAGCCCGGACTGTAGCACATTGGTACCCCATCCAGGTTCTCCTTAGAGTCTGTCTGGGGGGCAGACTCTGGCCCTCCGGGGTCCCCAGGAGAGTTGCTGTCCTGGGAAGGTGAGGGGCCACGAGGTGCCTGGGGAGGGTGAGCCAGACTGGGGCTGAACTGAGGTGGAAGAGGCCATGATGGGTCAGGGACAGGGGTGAGTGGAAAGGGGCCtgggcaggggtcaggggtcagggcaggggaggggccagggccagacagacacacctggGAGGGGCCAGGGACAGATTCGCTGTTGAGGGCAGTGCTAGAACAGTGCATGGTAGTGTGAGTGTTGGCGTTAAGCTTGTCAGCGCAGGGCCAAGTCTGCTGCCGCGGGCCGAGGACGAGAGCCCTGTGGGACTCTAGAACCTTGTGAGCGTCCAGGATGAGGCCCAGGCCCTCCTTCAGGGAGCTGATGTAGTTGTGCAGGGGCAGCGGGTCGTTGTAGAAGGAGATGTACTCTGAGAGGGGTCTGAGCGGGAGCAGGCCTGGCGGGTGCTGCGGGCCGGGCGGGGAGTGAGAGGGGCTGTAGTGTATGTTCTCGGCCTGCAGGAGGTGCTGTAGCTCAGAGGAGAAACAGTCACACTGATCCTCTAAGAGGATGTCCACGCCGCCTTGGGgaacagcaggaagaggaagctgAGAAgggctggaggaagagggggcaggaggcctCTCGTCTATCGTctttatctcctcctcctcctctatccaaatctccccctcctccttctcttccccaggCTGGGCCTGCACAAGGCCAGATTGTCTCTGCCGCTTCCTGGTCCTCCCATCCGTCCCATCCccgctcctcttcctgttcctctgaGACTGTGAGGGGCTGTCAGAGGCCAGGGGGGTGTGAGGGGCAGGGCGAGGCTCCTGATTCTCCACCTCCAGGGTATTCAGTCTCTCCTCCGGGGCCTCCTCCCTTCTGTCCTCCTTTTTCTCCATCTGTTTCTCCACCCATctatcctccagcctctcctccagtctgtcctccagcctttcctccagtctctcctccagtctctcctccagtctttcCTCCAGTTCCTGGAAGTCTGTCTCTACTCTGTGACCTAGTGACGGGAACAAAATATCCAATCATTTTTCTGAAATTCGTTCAGTTTACTGAGGCTCTTTTGGACCAGACTAGACCTGGCTAATCACCTGAGTGTGTGCTCTGTGCGCTTGTGAAATAGGATTCCCCCGCGGGCTCGTTTAATTGGTCCTCAGGCTCTGGGCTGCTCGGGGCTGGCCTGGGGGGAGGCGGGGAGCTGGTCTGGAGGGCGGCAGTTGCTATAGGAACCTGGAAGAAGCGAGGGTCCTGAGGGttgtccttctccctctggCAGTATTTCTCACTCGTCAGACCTGGGAAAAAAAGGAGGGGTTGAAGAGGGGGAATTAGAACtcagtatgtgtgcgtgtagatgtgtgtttatacagatgtgtgtatgttttcagctgttgtgcctgtgtgagagagacagggagaggaacagAACCTGTGATGGGGATGAGGACCCAGGGGATCTCCAGGCCGCCCTCGTCTCCCCCCAGGCGGCCCTCGTCTCCCCCCAGGCCGCTGGGCCTCCTGGACAGCTCGCTGTGAGAGCTGGGGCTGAAGCCCTCCAGGCTGCTCATGCTGCCTGCAGCCTGctcctgcaaacacacagcacacctcAGTGACACGGCGCTCCACCATCTAGCCTGGTCGCCCCCCGCCTCGCCGCACatcaggggctggaggggaaggAACTTCACTCTGGGGGCACTTTAAGTGCTTTTCAACAATGTAAACAGTTTGAAtttctatattttttttttataattaaaaaaaaaaatatatatatgaaaccATTAGATTAAtctcagaggcagaggcagggtgTAACTCAGGTGCAACTGGGGGCCAGACTACCTCCAGGtagtccttcttctcctccgctGGTGTCCGCTTGCGCAGGTCGATGTCACAGTTGGTGGGCAGGCCCAGCCTGGCTATGCTGTCAAACAGCAACGCTTCCGTAGGCTCCGCCCCTTCCGCGGCCCCGCTGGTGCTGGTTCCCATGGCAGCGTTCTTGAGGTCGGCGAGCATGGCGAGGAGCTTGACGGCCCCGGCAGAGCCGTCTCTCCTCAGGTCCACATCCTTCTGACCCACGCCGCCAGCCAGCGGGGCGGGGCTCTGACATCCCTCCGCTGCAGGGGGGCGGGGAAACGTCAATGGATGTACACTTTCACCAAGTCACATTTCCCTCaggctgcttgtgtgtgtgtgtgtgtgtgtgtgtgggtgtgtgtgtgtgtgtttctggcctTGTTTACTACCTttgtgttggaaaaattgaagatgtaacacatttatcctgtataagaattaTTCCGTGTTCAAAGTTAGTAGTTGTTTCTATGGGAGTTTAGATTTAGCCTTGGTGTTAGAATTACATAACCGTCAGGGTTAGGAGTTAGAAATAGTTTTAAGGTTAGATGCTAATTTTAAGGTTAACTTGATATTTAATGGGACATGAATCCCTCGTGGATAG is part of the Hypomesus transpacificus isolate Combined female chromosome 9, fHypTra1, whole genome shotgun sequence genome and encodes:
- the tasora gene encoding protein TASOR isoform X1 produces the protein MDSRCGDEIPAAKSKTMRHALLEFPSSSKDGEQSGIMERLAASEKTASEKPSGIMSFRRQSNPDQFPRFHIPRKSKEQKALFQCVSSESREFEDIMNILSSNYLETASKGMFIYTKPRLVHSEQLEKDFVDRRKELKLEGRTEKELEETYCFMLCDAGKLSWICEKGLFVGQSWITALGNPSKGVYLSKYSDLLQINTFNPGVTGEVVIFKVMKGKVKSIYENMAKNLLDPTPKFDSHFSKNSSKVTSLTSYRAYELTQQFFYEYDFDELKDRPRQVCPFAVVSFQFKAKDTPLQTKPMTTLRSNSQSSEGTKERSSYVVWSGELVNGDTTLYQVCLRSFSPPFLPFKLPERLQVGKAMSLERVSRLIPSALFSRNLYAGSHEVCVTVLKNNTYGSLLEVVEKNKSRGSLAKLLHSLETKKVVLVNTLPDRGLLFLVSSVQMAKPSERGEGWNRCLHALFIYRDCRDVSKYSSKCPASQKPLPSASRPVLMPHLNTFIPALHHSLAKVRCNPPSDLSAGVELQAREYLSGCKEGKVRQYPVTEYDSKLDERGKLFPAPKHHRLNMEGYLRSYVYSPAMYLLAVAKAQDMVEAFGCLPDDSPNSDGDDSDRLVAELTASGVQDMAHNNPQKVQELINLVLRCKRSTEEESWGSREADRTGRRSSEERDTSERTLKHLRRASLEREGAHRAAEGCQSPAPLAGGVGQKDVDLRRDGSAGAVKLLAMLADLKNAAMGTSTSGAAEGAEPTEALLFDSIARLGLPTNCDIDLRKRTPAEEKKDYLEEQAAGSMSSLEGFSPSSHSELSRRPSGLGGDEGRLGGDEGGLEIPWVLIPITGLTSEKYCQREKDNPQDPRFFQVPIATAALQTSSPPPPRPAPSSPEPEDQLNEPAGESYFTSAQSTHSGHRVETDFQELEERLEERLEERLEERLEDRLEERLEDRWVEKQMEKKEDRREEAPEERLNTLEVENQEPRPAPHTPLASDSPSQSQRNRKRSGDGTDGRTRKRQRQSGLVQAQPGEEKEEGEIWIEEEEEIKTIDERPPAPSSSSPSQLPLPAVPQGGVDILLEDQCDCFSSELQHLLQAENIHYSPSHSPPGPQHPPGLLPLRPLSEYISFYNDPLPLHNYISSLKEGLGLILDAHKVLESHRALVLGPRQQTWPCADKLNANTHTTMHCSSTALNSESVPGPSQVCLSGPGPSPALTPDPCPGPFPLTPVPDPSWPLPPQFSPSLAHPPQAPRGPSPSQDSNSPGDPGGPESAPQTDSKENLDGVPMCYSPGSVGSGENSPAIPGLGSPHPGTGTFPVLDSDPAPGAEPGPGLASISTLISQLKPEVFSNLVEIIKDVQKNSVQFYIHTVEEENQVYDDIKEYLQRLGNLELSPVSFLGRESSMDKLLVIIQNKDIAAHIHKIPALVSLKRLSSVVFSGVDSLDDIRNHTSNELFVSGGFIVSDEFVLNPDFITHERLRALLMFLEQQSCAESMWRWKVHCKTQKKLKEQARFKKDARNILNILNAYQQKQVVEFLPYHECDLSSRQTPDLACLIRLQAQHVQHRHLIFLTERRFEMFPNYSSSGIVIANIDDIMHNFYDLVGFHDVGNKQPIADINVSVQDPEIKCPSVCQDMAPLRSVEHSPVTELTLPYPDHHLPLAPQAPDYHRALRDQLVPDTETPASSSLPSTSSDGAPTEPDFEALRQAISQFKAERMARALAGQGAQPAEDESSGSFHINPHQSFLSGEEPGSLDKLDPAHQAVSSTLASVHGRLRGRAGAETISDSDMSLCGSQDSSVFLGLHTPRAFGASPAALGASPAIDVPKGLCEEDAPSNKDMDMPDTPQSPEQSISTGNPAPAAPGAGLQVGTRPGEKGKDPPRPRFHSLGGILPSPTPRALYPGMEGPSLALSRLTMQQSGLLTPRLVNNIFSSQPHPFPGPCPMIRGLLPTSLPLGWPGLGQAGSVWSFQPRGLSQPYSQGLMRNFNAQPNQFRPHRGGFNGL